In the genome of Bradyrhizobium arachidis, one region contains:
- a CDS encoding DoxX family protein, translating to MPAFVTFGRILFAVLFIYTGATKLFAIQATADFIASKIVVPEAIEPYAKQIETATAMTTPQLLAIAVGGLEIIAGLMIALNFGARFFAMLMIIYIAVSTYLSADFWNLAAPENAKMVVDALKNLAIIGALCMIIGYGRTTRPAESAYGDV from the coding sequence ATGCCAGCGTTCGTGACTTTCGGGCGGATCCTGTTCGCCGTGCTGTTCATCTACACGGGCGCGACCAAGCTCTTTGCGATCCAGGCAACGGCGGATTTCATCGCCAGCAAGATCGTGGTGCCCGAGGCGATCGAGCCCTACGCCAAGCAGATCGAGACGGCGACCGCGATGACCACGCCGCAGCTGTTGGCGATCGCGGTGGGCGGGCTCGAGATCATCGCGGGCCTGATGATCGCGCTGAATTTCGGCGCACGCTTCTTCGCGATGCTGATGATCATCTACATCGCAGTCTCGACCTACCTGTCCGCCGATTTCTGGAATCTGGCAGCGCCCGAGAACGCCAAGATGGTGGTCGACGCGCTGAAGAATCTCGCGATCATCGGCGCGCTCTGCATGATCATCGGCTACGGCCGCACCACGCGCCCGGCCGAGTCCGCCTACGGGGACGTCTAG
- a CDS encoding tetratricopeptide repeat protein: protein MYAEASSGSVSFEAALAHHRAGRLPQAEAIYRQILASQPDHADCLHLLGVALLQAGHPDRALDVIIRVVKLQPSNSVHHSNMAGALRALGRRDEAIASYRQALLHKPDNLDAHNQLGALLGECGDVAGAEAHYRLVLRHPAGLDRNVARAHVDARFNLANLLARRKQFDDAIGEFRHVLRQRPDFAAAHCNLGAVLFELSAFEECEHCYREALRLDPAFADVHNNLGGLLIKLGRLDEAEVNLREACKLKPVFPGALNNLGDLLRLQGRLDEAEACCREALRLEPDYFPAQLTLGNALREAGRFHDAEPCYRVALAHDPALPEALNNLGAVLFDLGRPDESIQTLRAAVSQRPDYADAHFNLAASLLLAGQFDEGWREYEWRWKQAKKKPHLRGFSQPLWGGEDIGDRVLLLHAEQGLGDTLQFVRFVPAIAAKWRVVLEVQRALLPLLAPLLAELPGLQSIVALGDPLPTFDLHCPLLSLPRALGTTLETIPREVPYLQAAPQSAAAWRQRVGQLDGLRVGLVWAGNQTMSGDQRRSVSLDRFSELADLPGVSFVSLQKGPAASQSPPPGLVLHDWTDDLHDFGETAGLIEALDLIIGVDTAVVHLAGALGRPVWLLNRFDRCWRWLLNRDDSPWYPTLRQFRQPQPGDWRSVLQDVRAELEKGSLTRSSAR from the coding sequence ATGTATGCTGAAGCGTCGTCGGGTTCCGTGTCATTCGAGGCCGCTCTGGCGCACCATCGCGCAGGCCGCTTGCCGCAAGCAGAGGCGATCTATCGGCAGATCCTGGCATCCCAGCCGGATCATGCCGACTGTCTGCACCTGCTGGGAGTTGCTTTGCTCCAGGCAGGCCACCCCGACAGGGCGCTCGATGTCATCATCCGCGTCGTCAAGCTTCAGCCTTCCAACAGCGTCCATCACAGCAACATGGCTGGCGCTCTGCGCGCTCTGGGACGAAGGGACGAGGCCATCGCGAGCTACCGGCAAGCGCTGTTGCACAAGCCCGACAACTTGGATGCGCACAATCAGCTCGGCGCCCTGCTGGGCGAGTGCGGCGACGTCGCGGGCGCGGAGGCCCATTATCGGCTCGTGCTGCGACATCCCGCCGGCCTCGACCGCAACGTCGCGCGCGCGCATGTCGATGCCCGTTTCAATCTCGCCAATCTGCTGGCGAGGCGGAAGCAGTTCGACGATGCGATCGGCGAGTTTCGCCATGTGCTGCGGCAGCGCCCGGATTTTGCAGCGGCCCATTGCAACCTTGGAGCTGTGCTGTTCGAGCTGTCCGCTTTCGAGGAATGCGAGCATTGCTATCGTGAAGCCCTGCGCCTCGATCCGGCATTTGCGGATGTCCATAACAACCTTGGTGGTCTTCTCATCAAGTTGGGCCGTCTCGACGAGGCGGAGGTCAATCTTCGCGAAGCCTGCAAGCTCAAGCCAGTTTTCCCCGGGGCCCTGAACAATCTCGGTGACCTGCTGCGACTGCAGGGGCGGCTGGACGAGGCGGAAGCCTGCTGCAGGGAAGCTTTGCGTCTGGAGCCGGACTATTTTCCCGCGCAACTGACCCTCGGCAATGCCCTTCGCGAGGCCGGTCGTTTCCACGACGCAGAGCCGTGCTATCGGGTCGCTCTCGCTCACGATCCGGCGTTGCCGGAGGCGCTCAACAATCTCGGCGCCGTGCTGTTCGATCTTGGGCGGCCTGATGAATCCATTCAGACCTTGCGAGCGGCGGTGTCGCAAAGGCCGGATTATGCCGACGCGCATTTCAACCTGGCGGCCTCACTGTTGCTGGCCGGCCAGTTCGACGAAGGCTGGCGGGAATATGAGTGGCGGTGGAAGCAGGCGAAGAAAAAGCCGCATCTGCGCGGCTTCAGCCAGCCGCTCTGGGGTGGAGAAGACATCGGTGATCGGGTCCTGCTGCTGCATGCGGAGCAGGGCCTGGGCGACACGCTCCAGTTCGTTCGCTTCGTGCCGGCCATTGCGGCGAAGTGGCGCGTCGTTCTCGAGGTTCAGCGGGCGCTGCTGCCGCTCCTTGCGCCGCTCTTGGCGGAGCTGCCGGGACTTCAAAGCATCGTCGCGCTCGGCGATCCGCTGCCGACGTTCGATCTGCATTGCCCGCTGTTGAGCTTGCCGCGCGCCCTTGGCACCACCCTGGAAACCATCCCGCGAGAGGTACCCTATCTGCAGGCCGCCCCGCAAAGCGCGGCGGCCTGGCGGCAGCGAGTCGGGCAGCTCGACGGCCTCAGGGTCGGCCTCGTCTGGGCAGGCAATCAGACGATGAGCGGTGATCAGCGCCGATCGGTTTCGCTCGATCGATTTTCAGAGCTGGCGGATCTGCCGGGGGTGAGTTTCGTCTCGTTGCAGAAGGGGCCGGCGGCGAGCCAGTCGCCGCCGCCTGGTCTGGTCCTGCACGATTGGACGGATGATCTCCACGACTTCGGTGAGACCGCCGGGCTGATCGAGGCACTCGACCTCATCATCGGTGTTGATACTGCGGTGGTGCATCTTGCGGGTGCGCTTGGCCGCCCTGTCTGGCTGCTCAATCGCTTCGACCGGTGCTGGCGCTGGCTGCTGAACCGCGACGACAGCCCCTGGTATCCGACGCTCCGGCAATTCCGGCAGCCTCAACCCGGCGATTGGCGCAGCGTCCTCCAGGACGTGCGCGCTGAACTCGAGAAGGGCAGTTTGACCCGATCAAGCGCCCGGTAG
- a CDS encoding glutathione peroxidase, giving the protein MMNRRTMLIAALAGTLAPAGRALADGGMSRISAYAFSFPALSGDDIRLAAFTGKPLLVVNTASLCGYTPQYAGLQELWSEFRERGLTVIGVPSNDFGGQEPGGTSEITETAHHQYGVTFPITAKSVVVGAKAHPFYKWAAEVRPREVPRWNFHKYLIGRDGYIAEVFSSAVEPADTRVKTAIAKALADS; this is encoded by the coding sequence ATGATGAACCGCAGGACGATGTTGATCGCGGCGCTGGCAGGCACGCTCGCGCCGGCAGGCCGCGCGCTCGCCGACGGCGGCATGAGCCGGATCTCGGCCTACGCCTTTTCCTTCCCCGCTCTGTCAGGCGACGACATCCGCCTTGCCGCTTTCACCGGCAAACCCCTGCTGGTGGTCAACACCGCCTCGCTGTGCGGCTACACCCCGCAATATGCCGGCCTGCAGGAGCTCTGGAGCGAGTTTCGCGAGCGCGGACTGACCGTGATCGGCGTTCCCTCCAACGATTTCGGCGGACAGGAGCCCGGCGGCACCAGCGAGATCACGGAGACCGCGCACCACCAATACGGCGTGACCTTCCCGATCACCGCCAAGTCGGTCGTGGTCGGCGCGAAGGCGCACCCGTTCTACAAATGGGCAGCCGAGGTGCGCCCCCGGGAAGTTCCGCGCTGGAACTTCCACAAATACCTGATCGGCCGCGACGGTTATATCGCCGAGGTATTTTCATCCGCGGTCGAGCCGGCCGACACCCGGGTCAAGACGGCCATCGCGAAGGCACTGGCTGACAGTTGA
- a CDS encoding polysaccharide deacetylase family protein, translating into MRVAAGLILASAMSLAMTGAAWSQTPAAKPAAATQAAPAAAPAAAAPAAAPAAAAAPAGFVNPPPPQQAPQPARAACNTPGALGVARTVEIDTTGGPGFGFEHFKELDFLRDHEVVLTFDDGPWPKNTPAVLKALADECTTGIFFSIGKHATYEPEILKQVYAAGHTVGSHTWSHANLNNKKLTEAQRKEEIEKGLSAVKWALGGISPSPFFRFPALQHPPEMVTYLGNRNMAIFSCDIDSFDFKASKPEKVIETVMKKLEGKGKGIILMHDFQKHTAEALPELLKRLKAGGYKVVAMRAKFPASTLPEYDQELMKDVKLPTVSQRPVNSVVTTVSE; encoded by the coding sequence ATGCGTGTGGCGGCAGGACTGATTTTGGCAAGCGCGATGTCTCTTGCAATGACCGGCGCGGCATGGTCGCAGACCCCGGCCGCGAAACCCGCAGCTGCGACGCAAGCCGCGCCGGCGGCGGCGCCCGCTGCTGCAGCTCCGGCAGCTGCTCCCGCGGCAGCCGCAGCGCCGGCAGGCTTCGTCAATCCGCCCCCGCCGCAACAGGCGCCGCAGCCGGCGCGCGCGGCCTGCAACACGCCGGGCGCGCTCGGGGTCGCCCGCACCGTCGAGATCGACACCACCGGTGGTCCCGGCTTCGGCTTCGAGCACTTCAAGGAGCTCGACTTCCTGCGCGACCACGAGGTGGTCCTGACCTTCGACGACGGCCCCTGGCCGAAGAACACGCCCGCCGTGCTGAAGGCGCTCGCCGATGAATGCACCACCGGCATCTTCTTCTCGATCGGCAAGCACGCGACCTACGAGCCGGAGATCCTCAAGCAGGTCTATGCAGCCGGCCACACCGTGGGCAGCCACACCTGGTCGCACGCCAATCTCAACAACAAGAAGCTGACTGAAGCGCAGCGCAAGGAAGAGATCGAGAAGGGCCTGTCCGCAGTGAAGTGGGCGCTCGGCGGCATCTCGCCCTCGCCGTTCTTCCGCTTCCCGGCACTCCAGCATCCGCCGGAGATGGTCACCTATCTCGGCAACCGCAACATGGCGATCTTCTCCTGCGACATCGACTCATTCGACTTCAAGGCGTCCAAGCCCGAGAAGGTGATCGAGACCGTGATGAAGAAGCTCGAGGGCAAGGGCAAGGGCATCATCCTGATGCACGACTTCCAGAAGCACACCGCCGAAGCCCTGCCCGAGCTGCTCAAGCGCCTGAAGGCCGGCGGCTACAAGGTGGTGGCGATGCGCGCCAAATTCCCGGCCTCGACGCTGCCGGAATACGACCAGGAGCTGATGAAGGACGTCAAGCTGCCGACAGTGAGCCAGCGCCCGGTCAATTCCGTGGTGACGACCGTTTCCGAATAG
- a CDS encoding dihydrofolate reductase — protein MSFRFEGYVIISADGMLADPSHIMPSTLVFEGDKRFFEQALDRAAIIVHGGHSHEQQPNSPKRKRLILTRKIKALTVDPEMPNATLWNPEHASFEEACAFADVASGTVAIIGGPVVFDMFMDRYDTFWLSEAPRVRLPGGEGCFVGVPERTPHEVLASHGMKPGAPYLLDAAHEVTVTPWRRAGGAN, from the coding sequence TTGTCTTTCCGTTTCGAAGGCTACGTCATCATCTCGGCGGACGGCATGCTTGCCGATCCGTCGCACATCATGCCCTCAACGCTGGTGTTCGAAGGCGACAAGCGCTTTTTCGAGCAGGCGCTCGATCGCGCCGCGATCATCGTGCACGGCGGACACTCGCACGAGCAGCAGCCGAACTCGCCGAAGCGGAAGCGGCTGATCCTCACCCGCAAGATCAAGGCACTCACCGTCGATCCGGAGATGCCGAACGCGACGCTGTGGAATCCGGAGCATGCGAGCTTCGAGGAGGCCTGCGCCTTCGCCGACGTCGCCTCCGGCACCGTCGCGATCATCGGCGGCCCCGTCGTGTTCGACATGTTCATGGACCGCTACGACACGTTCTGGCTGTCGGAAGCTCCGCGCGTGCGGCTGCCCGGCGGTGAAGGTTGTTTCGTCGGCGTGCCAGAGCGGACGCCGCACGAGGTGCTGGCGTCGCATGGGATGAAGCCGGGCGCGCCGTATCTGCTCGATGCGGCGCATGAGGTGACCGTGACTCCGTGGCGGCGGGCCGGAGGCGCGAACTAG
- the aspS gene encoding aspartate--tRNA ligase, whose amino-acid sequence MHRYRSHTCGALRESNIGETIRLSGWVHRVRDHGGVLFIDLRDHYGLTQCVVDPDSPAFSLAEKLRSEFVVKMDGKVRRRPEGTDNDDLPTGKVEVYVSEIEVLGPAGDLPLPVFGDQEYPEDIRLKYRFLDLRREKLHQNIMTRVEIIKSMRRRMEGQGFFEFNTPILTASSPEGARDFLVPSRIHPGKFYALPQAPQQYKQLLMMSGFDRYFQIAPCFRDEDPRADRLPGEFYQLDVEMSFVTQEDVFAAMEPVITGVFEEFAKGKPVTKNWRRIPFAEALRKYGSDKPDLRNPIEMQDVSEHFRGSGFKVFARMLEDPKNQVWAIPAAGGGSRAFCDRMNSWAQGEGQPGLGYIMWREGGEGAGPLANNIGPERTAAIRAQIGTKEGDAAFFVAGDPDKFWKFSGLARNKVGEELNLTDKERFELAWIVDFPMYEYNEDDKKVDFSHNPFSMPQGGLDALKGQDPLTIKAFQYDITCNGYEIASGGIRNHVPEAMVKAFEIAGYGEQEVVDRFGGMYRAFQYGAPPHGGMAAGVDRIVMLLCGTTNLREISLFPMNQQAMDLLMGAPSEATTKQLRELHVRVNLPQK is encoded by the coding sequence ATGCATCGCTACCGGTCACATACATGCGGCGCGCTCCGCGAGAGCAACATCGGCGAGACCATCCGCCTCTCGGGCTGGGTCCATCGCGTTCGCGACCATGGCGGCGTGCTGTTCATCGACCTGCGCGACCATTACGGCCTGACCCAGTGCGTGGTCGACCCGGACTCGCCGGCGTTCTCGCTGGCCGAAAAGCTGCGCTCGGAATTCGTGGTCAAGATGGACGGCAAGGTCCGCCGCCGCCCCGAAGGCACCGACAATGACGATTTGCCGACCGGCAAGGTCGAGGTCTATGTCAGCGAGATCGAGGTGCTGGGCCCGGCCGGCGACCTGCCGCTGCCGGTGTTCGGCGACCAGGAATATCCTGAAGACATCCGCCTGAAATACCGCTTCCTCGACCTGCGTCGTGAGAAGCTGCACCAGAACATCATGACGCGCGTCGAGATCATCAAGTCGATGCGCCGGCGCATGGAGGGGCAGGGCTTCTTCGAGTTCAACACCCCGATCCTGACCGCGTCCTCGCCGGAAGGCGCGCGCGACTTCCTGGTGCCCTCGCGCATCCATCCCGGCAAGTTCTACGCGCTGCCGCAGGCGCCGCAGCAGTACAAGCAGCTGCTGATGATGTCGGGCTTCGACCGCTACTTCCAGATCGCGCCCTGTTTCCGCGACGAGGACCCGCGCGCCGACCGTCTGCCGGGCGAGTTCTACCAGCTCGACGTCGAGATGAGTTTTGTGACGCAGGAAGACGTGTTCGCGGCGATGGAGCCGGTGATCACGGGCGTCTTTGAAGAGTTCGCCAAGGGCAAGCCGGTGACCAAGAACTGGCGCCGCATCCCGTTCGCAGAAGCCTTGCGCAAATACGGCAGCGACAAGCCGGACCTGCGCAATCCCATCGAGATGCAGGACGTCTCCGAGCATTTCCGCGGAAGCGGCTTCAAGGTCTTCGCGCGCATGCTCGAAGACCCCAAGAACCAGGTCTGGGCGATCCCGGCCGCAGGCGGCGGCAGCCGCGCGTTCTGCGACCGCATGAACTCGTGGGCGCAGGGCGAAGGCCAGCCCGGCCTCGGCTACATCATGTGGCGCGAGGGCGGCGAGGGCGCAGGTCCGCTTGCGAACAACATCGGGCCCGAGCGCACCGCCGCGATCCGTGCACAGATCGGCACCAAGGAAGGCGATGCCGCCTTCTTCGTCGCCGGCGATCCCGACAAGTTCTGGAAGTTCTCAGGCCTTGCCCGCAACAAGGTCGGCGAGGAGCTCAACCTCACCGACAAGGAGCGGTTCGAGCTCGCCTGGATCGTCGACTTCCCGATGTACGAGTACAACGAGGACGACAAGAAGGTCGACTTCTCGCACAACCCGTTCTCGATGCCGCAGGGCGGTCTCGATGCGCTGAAGGGCCAGGACCCGCTGACCATCAAGGCGTTCCAGTACGACATCACCTGCAACGGCTACGAGATCGCATCGGGCGGCATCCGTAACCATGTGCCGGAAGCGATGGTGAAGGCGTTCGAGATCGCCGGCTACGGCGAGCAGGAAGTGGTCGATCGCTTCGGCGGCATGTACCGCGCCTTCCAGTACGGCGCGCCGCCGCATGGCGGCATGGCCGCCGGCGTCGACCGCATCGTGATGCTGCTGTGCGGCACCACCAACCTGCGCGAGATCTCGCTGTTCCCGATGAACCAGCAGGCGATGGACCTCCTGATGGGCGCGCCGTCGGAAGCCACGACCAAGCAGCTCCGCGAGCTGCATGTGCGGGTGAACCTGCCGCAGAAGTGA
- a CDS encoding NADP-dependent malic enzyme, translating to MSSYSEDLHQAALAYHRLPRPGKLEIQASKPLANQRDLALAYSPGVAAACTEIAKNPAEAASLTTRANLVAVVSNGTAVLGLGNIGPLASKPVMEGKAVLFKKFAGIDVFDIEIAADTIDRVVETVAALEPTFGGINLEDIRGPECFEIESRLKERMKIPVFHDDQHGTAIIVAAAITNGLRLNGKKLSDVKIVASGAGAAAIATLNLLVSMGAQRKNIWVCDIDGLVYDGRNTQMDRWKAVYAQKTDKRTLADVIGGADIFIGLSAPGVLKPEMAQAMGDKPLIMALANPTPEIMPEEARKVRPDAMICTGRSDYPNQVNNVLCFPFIFRGALDVGASAINEEMKHAAVEAIAQLAREAPSDAVAQGFDTGETQGFGPGSLIPSPFDPRLILRIAPAVAKAAMESGVATRPITNFDEYTALLERFAFRSGLVMKPMFAKAKTQPVRVIYAEGEDERVLRATQVVLEEKLARPILVGRPSVVEARIKRFGLSIKAGKDFDLVNPEDDPRYRSYVQSYVEVAGRRGVTPDAARTVVRTNNTVIAALAVTRGEADAMLCGVEGRYMHHLRHVREIVGFAAGVSDYAALALLITTKGAFFIADTQVRPNPGAEELAEIASLAAVHVQRFNIKPKIAFVSHSDFGSYDTDSSRKMRRATQLLKEKHPEIEADGEMQGDTALSAAARKMVLPHSKLEGEANIMIMPSLDTANVAYQMIKSLADALPVGPILIGPARPAHILTPSVTARGILNMTAVAVVEAQERASRQQPTLFT from the coding sequence ATGTCGTCCTATTCTGAAGATCTCCACCAGGCGGCGCTCGCCTATCATCGTCTGCCGCGCCCCGGAAAGCTCGAGATCCAGGCAAGCAAGCCGCTTGCCAACCAGCGCGACCTCGCGCTGGCCTATTCTCCGGGCGTCGCCGCCGCCTGCACCGAGATCGCCAAGAACCCGGCCGAAGCCGCTTCGCTCACCACCCGCGCCAACCTGGTCGCCGTGGTCTCGAACGGCACCGCGGTGCTCGGCCTCGGCAATATCGGCCCGCTGGCGTCCAAGCCGGTGATGGAAGGCAAGGCGGTCCTGTTCAAGAAGTTCGCCGGCATCGACGTGTTCGACATCGAGATCGCCGCCGACACCATCGATCGCGTGGTCGAGACCGTGGCCGCGCTCGAGCCGACCTTCGGCGGCATCAATCTGGAAGACATCCGCGGACCGGAATGCTTCGAGATCGAGAGCCGGCTGAAGGAGCGCATGAAGATCCCGGTCTTCCATGACGACCAGCACGGCACCGCCATCATCGTCGCCGCCGCCATCACCAACGGTCTCCGCCTGAACGGCAAGAAGCTGTCCGACGTCAAGATCGTCGCGTCGGGGGCAGGGGCGGCCGCGATCGCGACGCTCAACCTGCTGGTGTCGATGGGCGCGCAGCGCAAGAACATCTGGGTCTGCGACATCGACGGCCTGGTCTATGACGGCCGCAATACGCAGATGGACCGCTGGAAGGCGGTCTATGCCCAGAAGACCGACAAGCGCACGCTCGCCGACGTCATCGGCGGCGCCGACATCTTCATCGGCCTCTCGGCGCCCGGCGTGCTCAAGCCGGAGATGGCCCAGGCGATGGGCGACAAGCCGCTGATCATGGCGCTCGCCAATCCGACACCGGAGATCATGCCGGAGGAGGCGCGCAAGGTACGCCCGGACGCGATGATCTGCACCGGCCGCTCGGACTATCCGAACCAGGTCAACAACGTCCTCTGCTTTCCCTTCATCTTCCGCGGCGCGCTCGACGTCGGCGCCAGCGCGATCAACGAGGAGATGAAGCACGCCGCGGTCGAAGCCATCGCGCAGCTGGCGCGCGAGGCGCCGTCGGACGCGGTCGCGCAGGGCTTTGACACCGGCGAGACGCAAGGGTTCGGCCCGGGCTCGCTGATCCCGAGCCCCTTCGACCCGCGCCTGATCCTGCGCATCGCACCGGCGGTGGCGAAGGCGGCGATGGAGTCGGGCGTCGCGACGCGCCCCATCACCAATTTCGACGAATACACCGCGCTGCTCGAGCGCTTCGCCTTCCGCTCCGGCCTCGTCATGAAGCCGATGTTCGCCAAGGCCAAGACCCAGCCGGTGCGCGTGATCTACGCCGAAGGCGAGGACGAGCGCGTGCTGCGCGCCACGCAAGTGGTGCTGGAGGAGAAGCTGGCGCGGCCGATCCTGGTCGGACGTCCCTCGGTGGTGGAGGCGCGCATCAAGCGCTTCGGCCTGTCGATCAAGGCCGGCAAGGATTTCGACCTCGTCAATCCCGAGGACGATCCGCGCTACCGCTCCTATGTGCAGTCCTATGTCGAGGTCGCCGGCCGCCGCGGCGTGACGCCGGATGCGGCGCGCACGGTGGTGCGCACCAACAACACGGTCATCGCCGCGCTCGCGGTGACGCGCGGCGAGGCCGATGCGATGCTCTGCGGCGTCGAGGGCCGCTACATGCACCATCTGCGTCACGTCCGCGAGATCGTCGGCTTCGCGGCCGGGGTCAGCGACTATGCGGCGCTCGCGCTGCTGATCACCACCAAGGGCGCGTTCTTCATCGCGGACACCCAGGTGCGGCCCAATCCGGGCGCGGAGGAGCTTGCCGAGATCGCCTCGCTCGCGGCGGTTCACGTCCAGCGCTTCAACATCAAGCCGAAGATCGCCTTCGTCTCGCATTCGGATTTCGGCAGCTATGACACCGACTCCTCGCGCAAGATGCGCCGGGCGACCCAGCTCTTGAAGGAGAAGCATCCGGAGATCGAGGCCGACGGCGAGATGCAGGGCGACACGGCACTCTCGGCTGCAGCGCGAAAAATGGTACTGCCGCACTCCAAGCTCGAGGGCGAGGCCAACATCATGATCATGCCGAGTCTCGACACCGCCAACGTCGCCTATCAAATGATCAAGTCGCTGGCGGACGCACTGCCCGTCGGCCCGATCCTGATCGGCCCGGCGCGCCCCGCCCATATCCTCACCCCCTCGGTGACGGCGCGCGGTATCCTGAACATGACCGCGGTCGCCGTGGTGGAAGCGCAGGAGCGTGCGTCGCGGCAGCAGCCGACTTTGTTTACGTAG